AAATTAAAATGAGAGATATTCTTATGAAAAAAACTAAAGATAAATATAAACCCATAGGAAATGCATTTCCTATTAACAATCCGTTTAGAGGTTCTAGAACTGTCCAAAAGGTTTTAAAAATAATTAATAAAAAAGTTGTTAAAAAAGATTAAATGAGGATATGACTGTAGTGAAATTAAAAAAAATATTTGCTGTGATTTTAATGTTGTCTGTGTTCTTGTCTGGCTGTCATAGGCAGGTTATAACAGGTATTTCTAAAAATAAAAATGATGTTTCAACTTCAACGAATACTCCTGCTCCAGAGGACTACGCCTACTACTCGGTCTTGGCTTTGGTAATTTCCATCGTCTACGCCTGCTCCTACTTCACCAGAAGACTACGTCTCAAGACAAACTCAAAAAAATGGCGTTGTTATGCCCGCCATTAACGCAATTAATACTGGTTGAAGGTTTGACATTGCTAATTCTGTAATCCGCGAATTAGTTCTGTATCTCTTTTCTTTTATGCCGACCGCACTTAGTTCACCAATCATATTAACTTCAAGGTTAGCGCTCTTAACTGTGCCAATTGTCGGCGCACTGTCTATTGATAGACGACATACAGTTTCTAGTAGGCAAGGAAGGCTCGCAGGAAGAATTTTTCCACATGTTTAACAGTCTAAAAAAGCAGATAGTCATTTCGTCTGACAGACCGCCTAAAGATCTCAAAGACGTTGAAGAAAGACTCATTTCAAGATTTGAATGGGGTATTATAGCTGATATACAGCCACCGGATTTAGAGACAAGAATCGCAATTTTACGCAAAAAATCCGAAGAGGAAAAAATATATATCCCTGATGATGTTATTTTACATATAGCAACGCAGATCAAGTCAAACATAAGACAACTTGAGGGATCGCTTCTGAGAATAACAGCTTTTTTCAGCATTTACAGGAACACCTTTAACTGTGGATTCCGCACAAAAAATGCTCAAAATCATTAGAATAAATAACTCCGAACATATACAATAGAAAATATACAAAAAGCTATTTCAGACGATTTCAACATAGAAATAAAAGATATGAAATCAAAACGCAGGACAGACGCCGTTGCATTTCCAAGGCAAATCGCAATGTATCTTGCGAGAACGCTAACCGATGAATTTTCAACCAATGCTATTAGTTAGGCGAAGCGTTCGGCGGAAGAGATTACTCAACCGTCATGCACGCCTGCAATAAGATAAAAGAAAAAATGGACTCCGATCCATATTTTAACGCTAAAATTAATAAAATTATCAAAAAAATACGAAGCGAGCAATAAAAAGAACAACTCTGCGCATAAAATATAAAAATTTGATATAATATAAAAACAGGCTAATAATTCTAATAACTTCATTGCTTTATCAGCATAGTTATCTTCATTAAATTTTTATAAATTCTATTTGATAATTATACTTTTTTAGCATTCAAAAAAAACTTATCAACAATATACAGGACATTATAGTAAC
This genomic interval from Candidatus Endomicrobiellum trichonymphae contains the following:
- a CDS encoding helix-turn-helix domain-containing protein — translated: MKSKRRTDAVAFPRQIAMYLARTLTDEFSTNAIS
- a CDS encoding DnaA ATPase domain-containing protein, whose amino-acid sequence is MIDDIQFLVGKEGSQEEFFHMFNSLKKQIVISSDRPPKDLKDVEERLISRFEWGIIADIQPPDLETRIAILRKKSEEEKIYIPDDVILHIATQIKSNIRQLEGSLLRITAFFSIYRNTFNCGFRTKNAQNH